Within the Medicago truncatula cultivar Jemalong A17 chromosome 4, MtrunA17r5.0-ANR, whole genome shotgun sequence genome, the region tttgttttttactctTTATGAATTTTCTGGTTTTAATGTTGTTTACAATCTATTTCTTCATGAATCTAGTGAAGTGATAGCGATGTACCTGCGGCCCTACTCTGGTAACGTCTTGTGTGATCATATTAGAGCTTTTGACAATAAATATAATtgccaatttaaaaaaaaggcttaaatatgcaaaccgtccctgtaatttcgcGCATTTTTGCAATtcgtccctgtatctttttttgtttcaaaactcTCCTTGTAAGCTTTTTTCGTTTTGCAAATGGTCATTCCCGTTAACTCCCGTTACAAAAACGGCGAGGTGGCAGACGGAGACACACGTGGCTTACGGTGACTTGGCAAAAGGAGGGTTACGTGTCAAAAGAGCTGGGTAGTGGCTAGATTGAGGGACTACAAAGAAAAACGAAAAAGTGCAaagggatgaaattaaaaagtcataaatatcaaatttttaatttaaaaactgtagttttcatcttcttcatccttcTGTTTATTTGTTCAGCATCTCTCACCCACTACCTTCTTCATCTTTCTTGCCAAATTTTCATCTCATCCAATGTCTTCTCATTCCATTACCAATTCATCTTCAATTGAAATGCCTATTTGTGGTTGCAACAAAACAATGAAGATGTTTATCTCAAATTCAATTGACAACCCTAAAAGGAGATACTGGAAATGCCCAACATTTATGGTGAGTTATTTTGTATAATACTTTGTTTGTTGGGTATTTTGGCACACTTTAATGTAATTAAAAGATGTGTatggttgattttgtttttagggTCCTAATAGTTGCAAGTTGTTCATATGGGATGATGAAATTGATGGACATCCTCCATATGTTTGTCCAGGAGTAGTAAGAAGAGCTTAAGCATCACCTTCGAATGTCACAAAACTTCCATGTGATTGCAATTGTGAAGAGATGTTGAAAGACATTACTGGAATAATGAAGGAATTCggaatcaacaaaaatgagAAGTTAAAGAAGAAGCTCCAATACTCAAGAAAGAAGGCAAATTTGTTTATGGTTATGTTGGTTGTATTTTGGGCAATGTTCATTTCATATATGAAGATGTAGTGTAATGACTCGGTTCAAATGTTAAATCAATGTTATGAAGtttatgacattgttgattGTAATGAAAAGAAGTTGTGTTTCTTGAATCAATGAAATGAAGTTTGTTTGTCATGCTATTGTTGTATGCTTGTTCATTAGTTTGTGATTCACTGTTAAAGTAATATGATTATAGTAAGCAAAGTTGTAGTCATAATTATCTTGTTTCATAGCAAAATGCACCAAAATGGTCATTACTAACACCATAATGTACCAAGACATAACACCAAAATGGTCATTACAAACACCATAATGTACCAACATAACTTGATAGGTAAGACAACTACAGGTCATTACCAACATCATAATGTACCAAAACATAACATAACAGGTCCAATAGCACCaaaacatccaaaaaaaaaaggtgctaACCAAATTACAGtttcaacataagcatcataGTGCAACTAATAGGTTCATAGCCAAAAAGTAAAGTAAAACTTAAACATTAAACAGTTTCATAATCTAGTATGTAGATAATGTGTCCTTCCCATCAGTTCCTTTTGCTTGGTTGTTCTTCTGAATATTCTCATTCCAATTCACTAGACCTGTGACCAACTCCCTTGTAACCTTTTCTAGTTCCTCTGGTGGAAGCATCTTCAGGTCTCTCAACATTGCTTCAGCTTGACTCTCTGATGGACCCCCAACAGTCATGACCTTCTTGCCTTGAACTTTTGCAATATTCTTTTGACATTTCAACAAACCAGTAATAACATCAGTTGTGTCATCAAAATTTGATGGTGGCAATGGCTGGTTCTGAGTTGCTTCCTTTAGACCACTTATGTTCTGAGTTGCTTCCTTTGGACCACTTATGCTTTCCTGAGTATGATCAATTGAATTTGCAGCAGTCAGAGTCAATATCAAAAAGAAATTCAATCCTAATATCAAAATCTATGCAATCCTAATATCTATTGAAAATGTTTACACTTACATTGTTTGTAGTTTTAGTGCAAGTAGCAAATTGAAAATCTCTTCTAGGCCTCTTTGATGGGTCTGACTCAAGTGCATCTTCAATGACCAATGGTTCATCAACTGCACTACCAGGACCCTTTAGTTGAACACATCTGAGTTTTCTACATCTATTACTTCTCCTAAGATTTTTCACGTTAACAACTTTTTGGCCTTTGCAGCTCCCATCATGAGGTCCCTAATGAGTGTACCTCCtccaaatttctttttgaaattgGCATATAGATGCCTCAAGCATAACCTATGCTCCACACTCTCAAACATCTCCTCAAACACAGAAATTAGACCTTGTACATTAgaaaaattcagtttttttaacttaaataataattagagatataataataaatcaaaattaaaacttttttgttttacctTTTGCTGGTCAGAAATGAAGACCCATCTTTTTTCTTGGCCAATATCATCCAACAACAATTTTAGAAAccactgtaacaccccgttttcccaatatcaaaatttcattaaaaacatagcatttatcagagtaagcatcaaaacaacgggatatcacatataacataatccaacagtcaaataataatttaaccaatatcttaaacattgcagcggaaaatcataatcataattcgtaaaacgttttggcacgcaggcccaacaagtatctcaaaagagttagtcaaaacagtaaatattcatggcagttcacgtaagagaatgaagcatgttatagcataaaaccctagacgacacagtgaaggcaaggccactcacgacggcaactgcacactaagcacgatcacctgcaagttacccatacgaagggcaacattttcaagcagaaggggtgagatttcataataaaataacattaatcaatgtaattgcgaatcataaattaacatcataatcattccattattaactttgcataaatgctaaacagttatcacgtaatcatatatccaattcattatgaacaacgtaacataatcaataagcacttatcacgtaatcacatattcgtTCATTATCAACggggcatcttaatcatgacaatgtgacaatgctcctagactccttatatgcatgtggtaccaatcgtcatcataagtattaatatactttaatcgtgcggaggacaaagctcctataaaacgtgcggaggacaaagctcctaatattcgtggtgaggactaagctcaatgatatgctatgcatggacacatatgaacaaaacatcgtaatcaacttatcaacatgcatccaataatttggagctaaacttcatcatataattatgcacttagttaaataacggaagcagcataaacaggtcacataacaagatgatatcattatatcaaagcacataatttgtatcattatcacatcttcttatcttgcatgagtatacaatacaatagttcatattcaattaatattaatataacttaaacaactctacagtctgcattaaacgacatcactaggtctcattaccagttaggggttcattcttgatcaacaagtgcgacacagatcgcataaacacataaacaagttcatcctggttgtactcgcgaggcgagagtacttactcgccatggcgagtaccactcaactcccaaactaaggttgttctgggttccctctgatcctacattcattcctaatcaatactaggtatgttcaggtactcaaaggcatacaagattcaactaaaaaggtcgaaacacgaaatatgacatgcactctgcctaagctcgcgaggcgaggaagggttgctcgccatggcgagttgtaccaaacaactcgcgaggcgaagggaaggggctcgcgtggcgagcgatgaagttcatcactcgcgaggcgaggatcatcactcgccgtggcgagcgatgaacagaagcacgggcagactagggtttttctcaaaaatccatcacacaacatggttcaaagcgtggttttgattccataattcatcctaaacatattctaaggttaaaggacggttctttcatcaatctaacaagttttaccgtttgatcatcaatttttagggttttgacctaattccaaaacttctctaaatcaatcctaactttgtcaactaatcatcagaattacagtaaataacattattgaattattagtctcacccttaccttgtatgaagaaatcgcagccctcactctaggttcctcttctcttggctttttcttccttttctccaaaaacagtcgtacgtactttttttgtttttctaaactaggtctaaccttttatatctcctcttaaaatacttatcttatctcacttcctcccccaatactatctaaaatatcaaaacagccctcaactaaatattttatattattttcaaatctttattctatttaacaataaaataaatctcatatcataatcaaatcctccaaaactcataacttatcacgtcatcaatcaaatcatcataaatcatcaaacataccaaaatcatgcatatattatataattataatataatgacctaaactcgattaaataaacgattaaacgaaagtgggcgttacaaccaCCTCCATGACTCTTTTGTCTCAGTTTCACATACACCAAAAGTTAATGGAAAATACTGGTCATTTGGGTCTCTACCAACAACAATTAAAAGAGTACCTCCATACTTGGTCTTAAGATGACACCCATCAACTCCTATAAAGGGCCTACAAGCATTAAACCCTCTCTTGGTTCCATctaaacagaaataaaaagaagaaaacctAGGTTGTAGTTTTGGACCTATCCTTTCAACATTGATTTTGCAGTTGTTACCACCATTCACcctcttcaattcagctaagtACCTCCACAATAGACTGTATTGTTTTGCAGCATCTCCCTCAAGCTTCTCCTTCGCTATTTTTTTGGCCCTCCATGCTCTGCTCATTGTTATACCCACTGCATTTGTACTTCTCATATCAGTAACAATACTCTTGAGACTCAGATCTTTGTCAGATATTGACATCTTAGCAAACACAGCCTTAGAAACCCACTTGGAATTTGCAGATCTATTTTCTGTTTTACTTTCACACGTGTGGTCACCATACCACCTTTTCATCCTAAAAGTATGTTTATCTCCAACTTTACTTACTAATGCTAAAAACCCACAATTACCCTTGCACATTGCCCTTActcttattttatcatttttagtaAACTTTATCTCATACCCATTCAAAACATTCCACTCAATAATTACCTCCTTAAATTCAGCTAGTGACTTAAACTCCAAACCCACTTTAAACTTGTATTTCTTGTGTAAGTCTGCCATCACAAACTTCTCATATCTGGGTTCTTGATCATCATCTGAGACATCAGGGTCACTGCTACCTAGCTCTTCACTAACATAACCAACATCCAAACCATCTACAACAACAGAGGATGAACCAGCTTCACCACGAACCACATTCATCATTGGCATTTTATCTACCACTACATTACCAACTATAGGAGGAGTCTCATCATCTTCAACTAAAAACCCATCATCCATGCCTAGAGCTCTTTCCTCCTCACTATCATCCAATCTTACTCCAGCAGCTTCATCTTCACTACTTCCCATATAGTCATCAGAACCATCACCACTCATTTCTTCATCATCACATACACCATCACCTTCATTCATTGTGCCTTCTTCAACTAAATGACCTTCTTGACCTCCAACTCCCCCTGACATGTCCAAGTCCATAGAACTCTGCCCCACATCCATAGAACTCTGCCCCAAATGTGAACCTACCATCCCTATAACTGAATGTTCAACATATAAATGAGCCACACGTTTGTTCTCAACAACATCAGTgtcattatcatcaacaatccTTTTGTATTTATCATCTTCAATAACATACCATCATAAACGATACTTAAGGTGATAATCATAACCTAACTCTTTTAGTATACCAGTAGCTTCAAAGTAACACCACCTATCCCTATCAATCCCATTAACTACGTGTTCTTGACCCCCAGTGTAATACAAAATGTAGTCCCTAACAAATTCACCCCCATGGTGAAATACAACTGACACACTCATCCCTGCCAAATTTTAGAAACATAAACTTTGTTAATAAACCTTCATCTTCGTCTCTACCAAAACcacatgcaacaacaacacaaaaacaagtaTAAAACGACATCAAACAACATATAACGACATCCATTCTACTCTTTTACATCATTATAAACTAACATTCAAAGATTTTTTGAttcaaacaacaaacaaaagataacaagaaaaaaaaacagaggaTAGAATAGAATGTTCTACCTCAATCGCAAGCCAAAAACCACTTCTTTTACCGTCGATTACACTTTGTTGCCGTGATTCACCGTCAAATCGCCTCCGTCTCTGTTCTTACAGCATGACTTTTTAGCTTCTCTGAAACCCTATTTCACAAGGATGAAATGCAAAAATGAGAgcattttttgaataaatagggGGGAAATCAAAAGACAGGATGACTCAtcaaattatttgatatttacgactttttaatttcatcccttTGCACTTTttcgtttttctttttggtcCCTCAATCTAGCCACTACCCAACTCTATTGACACGTAAACCTCCTTTTGCCAAGTTACCGTAAGCCACGTGTGTCTCCGTCTGCCACCTCGCCGTTTTTGTAACGGGAGTTAACGGGAAGGACCATTTGCAAAACGAAAAAAGCTTACAAGGagagttttgaaataaaaaaagatataggGACGAATTGCAAAAATGCGCGAAATTACATGGacggtttgcatatttaagccttaaaaaagttataattgtaCAACCCAAAATTTGACCGAAAATTGATGATGTGGGATAATTTAAGCTAACGTAGCATACATTTTTTCCGGTGGTGACGTAGCATACATTTTAATGTTATGTGAATGTCATGTCACTATTTGTTAATTCttgaaaattcaaattcttttattattttatgaatttataaatgattagtaattaattatttacaaataaaatttaaaaaaaaaaaaaaaaaagttcaaaaacaAGGGCTGTTTTCTTCAAGAGTCATTGTAACTCTACTTAACCCAACatagaactaaaaaaaactgCCACATATTAAAATGGAAGAAgcttttctttttccatttcatatcaaagaacaaaaaatgacaagaaaaagCAATTGTGATTCAAGTTCCATTTCATATCAATGAACACCAAATGGCAAGAAAaaagtgttgattttttttccctttccacATTGGACCTAACTGAAATACCGTGGTTTAATGTATATTCTTCGGTTATACTCATATAATTTAGTTGAAGACcgtttattttcttatcatccAACTTTCTTACGCactttatttaaattataaataaaatctaaattttttttgtgtatttagaattttttttttttttaagaagtgtattTAGAGAATGTTTTAAACAGTTTTAAtgtgcatttaatgtttattaaattatactccctccattctaaattgtatgacgttttggatattttacacatattaagaaatgtaattaatattgtgtgggaaatagatattatgagttgttttacaaaattgtccttaataaatgatataggaaaaataaataaaagaattaaaaaaagaaagagaaataaataattaaggatataatagaaaaaataacattaatatttcattggtattataaagtgacatacaatttgagacaaattatttttctaatcacatacaatttgggatggaGGAACGGAGGAGTATAATCTAAAAAGTTTACAGGGTTTATTGAACAAGAGAACCCTCACATTCGAACAAAAATGACGGAAACCGCTGCACCAGAACCACAAATCGTAGAGTCCAACGCCACCGTCGCCGTAGACATGGTTATTGAAAACGCTGAACTCGCGGAGGTTACCGCCATCGATTCAGAAGCGAACGACGAGTCCAATCAGAAGCGTGCCAGAGATGACGACGAAAAACGTGTTACCAAGAAGCAAAAGGTGGAAGCAGAAGTggaagaggatgaagaaggagaagaagagaagaaaccATCAGGCCCTGTGAAATTGGGTTACAAAACTTTCGGCTCTTCTTTGGAGTTGTTCGATTATTTCAACAGTTTTCTTCATGCTTGGGGTCCTAATCTTAATGTTAACAAGGTTAGCAATTCGTCTATCTAATTACTTATCACTTTTGCATTATCCCTTAAATTGACATTATTTTGATGTTAATGATATTATGTTGTGGGTGATTTGAGTCTTCGTGCCTGTTTTGTTTGGAACATTTTAGCTTTATACATTTAAGTCATTTAGTTTCTAGAGCTTCAGAGTTCAACCCTTTAGTAGTATTGATGTGAAGGGGTTGCAAATTTGTGAATTGGATTGAATGGTATACGGAAATGTTACTGAACTTATAAGGCTGTGTTTTCATTGAGAGTAGAAGGCGAgcagagggagagacctagccGTTTAGACTTTCATTGAGAGTTTAGAGGAAAATGAGACGAGGGCTTTGAGGATAACGAGAGATTCCCCGATAAAAGTGACGGATTCTCCTatgtttctctttctccccTTTCCTCCAAAGCCCTCCCGTCCCTTTCCCTTCTAACTCCTAAATTAATAAAGTCTAAGTTTtgtaggctttgtttgggagttttgAGGGGAAGGGAGGAGAGAGCTTTGAGGGGTGGGAAATAAAGGGAAAAATggagaaatctttcacatttttttgaaagagtattataacaacatagatttaattgaagaattcatataaacccacCAAAATCCTTCTCCAATACAACTTTTTGAGTTTCCCCTAATGAGgaagattttttattatgaaaaaaataaccCTGAATCCTCACAACAAAATCCTCAATTTcgtccacttgctccttccttttttccaaagCCCCGCCcctccaaactcacaaacaaagcctaaaatgAGAGGAAGCACATGaataaattactaaaaaaaaaaaaaaaacacttcaaaatccttattttgtttttagtgcTTCCATGAATTGAGGGTTTTGAACTTGCACCGGCTGTAAGAGTAGAACTTTCGGCTGCTAGGTTAATCCAACATCTGACCTTGGACTGCATTGAGCTGCAGAGAATTCGAGCTGGTATTACACAGGGGTCTGTGAAATGGTTTTATATGCAATTACGCGatgatttaaaatttcatttatatatcAACATGTCAGGATTAAACTGCTTGCTTGAAAATTAATTGCCCCAGAATTTGTAAACTGAGCTTTCAATCTTGTTATGATGTCTCTGTAATGTTACAGTGTAGTATCATGAAGAACTCGCTAGTGACAACCTAAGTTTTTTTGTTACTAATTGGATTGACTTTGGGTTGTTTTATGTGGCAGTATGAACATACGATGTTACTAGAATTGCTCATGAAAGGTCATCCAGAGCCTGATCAAAAGATTGGGGGAAAAATCCGTGCTTTCCAAGTTCGCAAGCATCCTACATGGAAAAGCAAGTGTTTTTTTCTCGTTAGGGAGGATGAATCAGCTGATGATTTTAGCTTCCGTAAATGTGTGGATCATATTCTTCCCTTGCCAGAAGCAATGCAAGTGAAACACGATGCAAACAGAGCATTAGGTGGTTCTGGTAAAGGAAAGCATCGCGGTGGTGGTGGGAGAGGAGGTGCACGCGGACACGGGGGAAAGGGAAAACCTAGACATTGAGTGACTAATCTATTGCTGGTCATGGATGTGTTTTTTTAAGATTATAATGTTTTTCTGTATACTTAACTAAGCTTGTTTCATGTTTCCTGCCGGTAGTAAACAGCTAGTAGATGTAGTATTATGTAAAAtacatatttgacttttttatttaagcCCTGATCCTTTGCTAAAATTGTCTCTTCAATGCATGTTCGTTGAATAACATGGCACTAATCTAGTACTATGTGATGATATTATCAGAGGTCTGTATTGAAGCGCAACAGTATTTGGTTCTCTGATAATGTTTGTGTTTTGGTTCAATACATGTTCGTTGAATAACAGCATTAACAAGTGTTTTGGTTCTTATTTGATCAGAAGCGCAACAGTCACTTAAGtctctttttttaaaggaagaaTTAAACTACTACGGGAAGGCTAGGGGGGGTGCAAACACAAATAGTACAAATTAAGCAAAGGGAAAACATAGCCCAAATATAACTTAAGAGAAAGTAGTAGTAGACCGGCCCTTATTAAAGAGTAAATCAGCACACTTTTTGACTTCATGGTAGATATGAACAAGAGAAGTTCTTCAATTCCGTTGCaggataagaaaaataatattatctaaAAGAGGTTGAAGGAAACAAATGTAGTTCTTATGGAAGACACAATGTTGACAACCACTTCAGAATACGTTCCAAAAATAACTTGAGGGAGAAGTAAGTCTTTAGCAAGCTTTATTCTCAAGTGAAGAGCTCAAAACTTCTTCCAAACAGCATTACATGAATCAACCTTAGTGTAGAAACTTGCGATGAAATTTCCATTAGAATCTCTAGTCCACCTCATGTCGAACAACTTGTATTGCcataatgttaaaaatgaagTGCACTTTGTAAAACATGCTTACAAAGTCTTGATGCGGCacgttgaagaagaaaaatgactATTACTCCATAATATGATTTGGAACAAGAAGGTCCCATTGAatgttctttattttcttagCGACTGTAATATGATCAGTTGCATAcaaaagataattagttaaaaaCAAGTGTTTTAGTTTTGAATGGTAATCTGTGTTTTGGTAGCGTGGTGAGAAAGAAGCTGGACATTATAGCCTGTTTGAAAcagtttttgttttcagtttttgaaatatataaatcatcttctcacaatagttattattttacatgttttagttttagtccccaaaaccaaaaaattttccaaatctgtaattttaaaaatagtttaccaaaaaaatttttaattttcaaatttttaaaaactaaaaaagagtttttgggAAGTGTTTCAAACAGGCTCTTGTGGAAATAttcgaattttattttattttaggaaaatcAAATAAACTTTTGTCAATTATTAAATGTGAACGAATGAAACGGAAATATTTTGTAGTTCGAtataacatctttttttttttaatcacatgTCGTAAACAACTTAGATATCATCCGAAATTATAGTTCTCAATCTAATATttctaatattaattaaatataatatactaaTAATTAATATACTCATCAAttttgtgagagttaacttaaaatcaggtttctgCACAATCGTGGCACGACAGCTGGGCTTCGCGGCACgatggaggttttagttttttgggcaaggcactggaaaaatcgtggcacgatggggtcgcatcgtggcacgatggtgcgctggcggataaaaataaaacatatttttgggagcagatttgttacagtttttgttacagatttgttacaaattttaggcagatttgttatagattttaagcaggacttttactataaatatagaccttgtatcaaagCAAACTTGGAGAGATTGAGATAGagagaaacactattaggattggagtctcttggttacgggaagagattgggactttgggtagaattaggcggaagactattcttgtaactcattgatttctctttgtaacgttactcatcaaatagtggatcggagggctgctctctcccccagactaggtcagattggaccgaactgggtcaacaaattcctttgtgttcttcttcttcttttgttcttctcACAGttgtttttctacttttggctcgTATTTTATTATTCCATGcgctttgattttggttgcttaattatcccttgctccacacatcaagttgttattggtgtgatttttcgtcgaattcacaacaattggcgcccaccgtggggcaaaggGTCGAAGGATAATtaagtaccatgggttcaaagtgggatatcgagaagtttaccggagataacgatttcgggttatggaaggtaaagatggaagcggtgttaatacagcagaagtgtgagaaagctttgaagggtgaaggttcgttaccggtcaccatgtcacaagcggagaagaccgagatggtggacaaggcccGGAGTGCcgttgtcttgtgcctcggggataaagttttgagagaagtagcaaaggaagcaaccgcggcatcgatatgggcaaagttggaatctttgtatatgacaaagtctttggctcatcggcaattcctaaagcaacaactctactcattcaggatggtagagtcaaaggccatcatggagcaacttacggagttcaacaaaatcctagatgacttggagaatattgaggtgcaacttgaggacgaggataaagctatactcttgttgtgtgctctaccgaaatcttttgaatcgttcaaagataccatgctctatggcaagGAAGGCACTGttaccttggaagaagttcaagcggctttgagaaccaaggagttgaccaagtccaaggacttgacTCATGAATACGGTGATGGCCTAAGTGTCAcaagagggaatggtggaggtagaggtaaccggAGAAAGAGTGGAAACAAGTCAAGGTTTGAATGCTTTAACTGTCATAAGAtgggtcacttcaagaaggattgtccggagATTAATGGTAATTCCGCACAAATTGTCTCTGAGGGTTATGAGGATGCgggtgctctgatggtgtggtgttgtttggaggaagaagaaggtgatgtgtctcaccttgggattgatgcctagtggagcggtgggtcgtctggagagacgttaaacactcaacatcagcctggagaggcggtggtaagaatactcaggatctacctgttgaggtggagtttcaaggttgaagacatagtgggatgtacgcatttgctagttgaggtagagcacgctcagcgtgaggtggagttgaacacaccggtaatggtacgactatgaaggaccttgggtgctatgctctatggtgagcaagggatttcttcatgaagttGGAGAATGTGTAGCACGGCTTGCGAAATTACTCTAAAAGCCAAGagtgattggatgcaaggtgatcttcaaggaagcgggagatgtTCTGCGCTGAAGACGGtatggtgaatgcttgtgggactacctaaaactcctagtgtagttggactacaaggaccttcgagaaggcggaagacattccgagGGCTGAAGGGGTTGAGGTGTATACTTGTGGATTACTCTAaaagccaagggtgattgggtacaagtagatcttcaaggaaagcgGGAGATGTCTCGTATTGAAGAGGTTATGGTATAAGTCTTGTAGAACTACCTGAAATTCCTAGCGTAGTTGGACTACAAGcatcttcgagaaggcggaagacattccgatggctgaagaggttgatggtgtaaacttgtggagctacttggagtagtgggaagcaagggtTTGAGCAGCAAGGAGGTTGATGATCggcatcatcactgatttgaagtcaaggtggagaattgtgagagttaacttaaaatcaggtttctgCACAATCGTGGCACGACAGCTGGGCTTCGCGGCACgatggaggttttagttttttgggcaaggcactggaaaaatcgtggcacgatggggtcgcatcgtggcacgatggtgcgctggcggataaaaataaaacatatttt harbors:
- the LOC25480442 gene encoding protein EMBRYO DEFECTIVE 514; this encodes MTETAAPEPQIVESNATVAVDMVIENAELAEVTAIDSEANDESNQKRARDDDEKRVTKKQKVEAEVEEDEEGEEEKKPSGPVKLGYKTFGSSLELFDYFNSFLHAWGPNLNVNKYEHTMLLELLMKGHPEPDQKIGGKIRAFQVRKHPTWKSKCFFLVREDESADDFSFRKCVDHILPLPEAMQVKHDANRALGGSGKGKHRGGGGRGGARGHGGKGKPRH